The following are from one region of the Candidatus Edwardsbacteria bacterium genome:
- the iorA gene encoding indolepyruvate ferredoxin oxidoreductase subunit alpha, with amino-acid sequence MKMFLSGNEAVARGAWEAGVNVVSAYPGTPSTEILENLGKYKEIYAELATNEKVGLEVAAGASFAGARALTCMKHVGLNVAADPLFSMAYIGARGGLVVVSADDPGMHSSQNEQDNRYYAKMAKIPCLEPSDSQECLEMAKLAFDLSEKFDTPVLLRLTTRISHSKGVVETGERTEHQPTGYVKDVAKNITIPAHARKMHVKVEERLKKLAEYGEHFSYNKVEKGEKKLGIITSGISYQYAKDVFPQASFLKLSLTFPLPVKMISEFINSVDEIYVIEENDTFLEEQIKADGYKISGSCAYEKEITGKAKIPIAGELDPTVLAKVFGLQKESSYKPLQLPARPPVLCPGCPHRGVFYALNKLKLTVTGDIGCYTLGMMEPLNAMDTVICMGGSVTAAMGLEKALGPEMAQKTVAVIGDSTFFHSGITGLVDMVYNNSQGTVIILDNRITAMTGHQENPGTGKTLQGQEAPIIELEPLVRSCGVKHVQMIDPLNLKQTEKAIKEAVNNPGASVIIARSPCILIEKRYRPALKVDEDKCVGCRICLKLGCPAISFDKDKKKSKIDPMLCIGCEVCASLCPKQAMGHK; translated from the coding sequence ATGAAAATGTTTCTATCGGGAAACGAGGCGGTGGCCCGGGGGGCCTGGGAGGCCGGGGTCAATGTGGTATCGGCCTATCCCGGCACGCCATCCACCGAGATCCTGGAAAATCTGGGGAAATATAAGGAGATATATGCCGAGCTGGCCACCAATGAAAAGGTGGGGCTGGAGGTGGCGGCCGGGGCCTCCTTTGCCGGGGCCCGGGCCCTGACCTGCATGAAACATGTGGGATTGAACGTGGCGGCCGATCCGCTGTTCTCCATGGCCTATATCGGGGCCAGGGGAGGTTTGGTGGTGGTCAGCGCCGATGATCCCGGAATGCATTCCTCCCAGAACGAGCAGGACAACCGCTATTACGCCAAGATGGCCAAGATCCCCTGTCTGGAGCCGTCGGACAGCCAGGAATGCCTGGAGATGGCCAAGCTGGCCTTCGACCTCTCCGAAAAATTCGACACCCCGGTGTTGTTGCGCTTGACCACCCGCATCTCCCATTCCAAGGGGGTGGTGGAGACCGGGGAAAGGACAGAACACCAGCCCACCGGCTACGTCAAGGATGTGGCCAAGAACATCACCATCCCGGCCCATGCCAGGAAGATGCATGTCAAGGTGGAGGAACGGCTTAAAAAGCTGGCTGAATATGGCGAGCATTTTTCATATAATAAAGTGGAAAAAGGCGAAAAGAAACTGGGGATAATCACCAGCGGTATTTCCTATCAATATGCCAAGGATGTTTTTCCCCAGGCTTCGTTCCTGAAACTATCACTGACCTTTCCCCTGCCGGTCAAGATGATCTCCGAATTCATCAACTCGGTCGACGAGATATATGTGATAGAAGAGAACGACACTTTTCTCGAGGAACAGATAAAAGCCGACGGCTACAAGATCTCCGGCAGCTGCGCCTATGAGAAGGAGATCACCGGCAAGGCTAAAATCCCCATCGCAGGGGAGCTCGATCCCACCGTCCTGGCCAAGGTCTTCGGCCTGCAGAAAGAATCGTCCTACAAACCATTGCAACTGCCGGCCCGTCCCCCGGTGCTGTGCCCGGGATGCCCGCACCGCGGGGTCTTTTATGCCCTCAACAAGCTCAAGCTGACGGTCACCGGAGACATCGGCTGCTACACCCTGGGCATGATGGAGCCGCTTAATGCCATGGATACCGTGATCTGCATGGGAGGAAGCGTTACTGCGGCCATGGGCTTGGAGAAGGCCCTGGGGCCGGAGATGGCTCAAAAGACCGTGGCGGTGATCGGCGACTCCACATTCTTTCATTCCGGCATCACCGGGCTGGTGGACATGGTCTACAATAACTCCCAAGGAACGGTCATCATTCTGGACAACCGGATCACCGCCATGACCGGGCACCAGGAGAATCCGGGCACCGGCAAGACCCTGCAGGGACAGGAGGCACCCATAATCGAGTTGGAGCCGCTGGTCAGGTCGTGCGGAGTGAAGCATGTTCAGATGATAGATCCTCTAAACCTTAAGCAGACCGAGAAAGCCATAAAGGAAGCGGTCAACAACCCAGGGGCTTCGGTGATCATCGCCAGGTCGCCCTGCATCCTGATAGAGAAGAGATACAGGCCAGCTCTGAAGGTGGATGAGGATAAATGCGTGGGTTGTAGGATCTGCCTGAAACTGGGCTGTCCGGCCATTTCATTTGACAAAGACAAAAAGAAATCGAAGATCGACCCCATGCTCTGCATCGGCTGCGAGGTCTGCGCTTCGCTGTGCCCCAAACAGGCCATGGGTCATAAATAG
- the rocD gene encoding ornithine--oxo-acid transaminase has product MASSKELIRITEKYGAHNYHPLPVVISKAKGIWVWDVEGKKYLDMLSAYSAVNQGHRHPAVLKALKDQLERVTLTSRAFHNDRLGPFLQKLCRVSQMEVALPMNTGAEAVETAIKLARKWGYEIKRVPKNQAEIIVCAENFHGRTTTIVGFSTDPDAYTGFGPATPGFKIIPYNDTKALEKAITKNTVGFLVEPIQGEAGVKVPAKGYLTKVKQICKKHNVLFIADEVQTGFCRTGRWFCWQHENAKPDIMIVGKALGGGVYPVSAILSSWNIMKVIKPGQHGSTFGGNPLACAVGTAALEVLAKEKLDVRSQQLGDYFRSQLAKIKTKKIKDIRGKGLLTGMELHASAGKARPYCLKMKEMGMLAKDTHEQTIRFAPPLVITKKEVDWAVKVIAKALEG; this is encoded by the coding sequence ATGGCCAGCAGCAAAGAGCTGATCAGGATCACCGAGAAATACGGGGCCCACAACTACCATCCCCTGCCGGTGGTGATATCCAAAGCCAAGGGCATCTGGGTGTGGGATGTGGAGGGCAAGAAATACCTGGACATGCTTTCCGCCTATTCGGCGGTCAATCAGGGGCATCGCCATCCGGCAGTGCTTAAAGCTTTAAAGGACCAGTTGGAGAGGGTGACCCTCACCAGCCGGGCCTTTCATAACGACAGGCTGGGGCCCTTTCTGCAGAAGCTCTGCAGAGTATCGCAGATGGAGGTAGCCCTGCCGATGAACACCGGTGCCGAGGCGGTGGAGACGGCCATCAAGCTGGCCCGCAAATGGGGCTACGAGATCAAACGGGTGCCCAAGAACCAGGCCGAGATCATCGTCTGCGCCGAGAATTTTCACGGCCGGACCACCACCATCGTCGGTTTTTCCACCGATCCCGATGCCTATACCGGATTCGGGCCGGCCACACCCGGGTTCAAAATCATTCCTTACAATGATACCAAGGCCCTGGAGAAGGCCATTACCAAGAATACCGTTGGGTTTTTGGTGGAGCCCATCCAGGGAGAGGCCGGGGTCAAGGTTCCGGCCAAGGGATATCTTACCAAGGTCAAGCAGATCTGCAAGAAGCATAATGTCCTGTTCATCGCCGACGAGGTTCAGACCGGCTTCTGCCGCACCGGAAGGTGGTTCTGTTGGCAGCATGAGAATGCCAAGCCTGATATCATGATCGTGGGCAAGGCCCTGGGCGGGGGAGTGTATCCGGTCTCCGCCATTCTCAGCTCCTGGAATATCATGAAGGTCATCAAACCCGGCCAGCACGGCAGCACCTTCGGAGGCAACCCCCTGGCCTGTGCCGTCGGCACCGCGGCCCTGGAGGTCCTGGCCAAAGAGAAGCTGGATGTAAGATCACAGCAATTGGGCGATTACTTCCGCTCCCAGCTGGCTAAGATCAAGACCAAGAAGATCAAGGATATCAGGGGCAAGGGGCTGCTGACCGGGATGGAACTGCATGCCTCGGCTGGAAAGGCCCGGCCATATTGTTTGAAAATGAAGGAGATGGGGATGCTGGCCAAGGATACCCACGAGCAGACCATCCGCTTTGCCCCGCCGCTGGTGATAACCAAAAAGGAAGTGGACTGGGCGGTCAAGGTAATAGCCAAAGCCCTGGAAGGATGA
- a CDS encoding acetyl ornithine aminotransferase family protein → MKVLKKPILRGAFPGPKARAIVERDHKSLSPSYTRSYPAVIEKAQGVWMTDVDGNVLLDFCAGIAVNSTGHCHPQVVKAITEQANKFLHYSGTDFYYSPEVELAERLNAVSPTGKDNRVFFCNSGAEAVEGALKLARYYTKRPQFIAFIGAFHGRTLGAVSCTGSKTTQKKGFFPTMPGVTHVPYPNCYHCVFNKTYPGCKLECIKYIEDVVLKTILPPEEVAAIVFEPIQGEGGYVVPPKEAVVALRKLADKHGMLLISDEIQSGMGRTGKWFAMEHFGVKPDIITMAKGIASGMPMGAIIASSQVMSWKPGSHGNTFSGNPVCCAAGIATYEIIKKDLMKNSAVVGNYMMAELKKMQKKHPAIGDIRGKGLMIGVELVKDRKTREKDHDLMEAVVQEAFKRGLLMLGCGTNTLRICPPLIITKEEAKVGLDILDQVLKKVAKKK, encoded by the coding sequence ATGAAAGTGTTGAAAAAACCCATCTTAAGGGGTGCTTTCCCAGGGCCCAAGGCCAGGGCCATCGTGGAGCGCGACCATAAGTCATTGTCCCCTTCCTACACCCGTTCCTATCCGGCGGTCATCGAAAAAGCCCAGGGCGTCTGGATGACAGATGTGGACGGCAATGTGCTGCTGGATTTCTGCGCCGGCATCGCGGTCAATTCCACCGGGCACTGCCATCCCCAGGTGGTGAAGGCCATCACCGAGCAGGCAAATAAATTCCTTCACTATTCGGGCACCGATTTCTATTATTCACCGGAGGTGGAATTGGCCGAAAGGCTGAATGCCGTATCCCCCACCGGAAAGGACAACCGGGTGTTTTTCTGCAACTCCGGGGCCGAGGCGGTGGAAGGGGCCCTGAAGCTGGCCCGCTATTACACCAAGCGTCCCCAGTTCATCGCCTTCATCGGGGCCTTTCACGGCCGGACCCTGGGGGCGGTCTCCTGCACCGGTTCCAAGACCACCCAGAAGAAGGGCTTTTTTCCCACCATGCCGGGAGTGACCCATGTGCCCTACCCCAACTGCTATCATTGTGTCTTCAACAAGACCTATCCCGGCTGCAAACTGGAGTGCATCAAATACATCGAAGATGTGGTGCTCAAGACCATATTGCCGCCGGAGGAAGTGGCGGCCATCGTTTTCGAGCCCATCCAGGGCGAGGGTGGATATGTGGTGCCCCCCAAGGAGGCGGTGGTGGCCCTGCGCAAACTGGCCGACAAGCACGGCATGCTGCTGATATCCGATGAGATCCAGTCGGGCATGGGCCGGACCGGCAAGTGGTTCGCCATGGAACATTTCGGGGTAAAACCCGACATCATCACCATGGCCAAGGGTATAGCCTCGGGTATGCCGATGGGAGCCATCATAGCGTCGTCCCAGGTCATGAGCTGGAAGCCGGGTTCCCACGGCAACACCTTCAGCGGCAACCCGGTATGCTGCGCGGCCGGCATTGCCACCTACGAGATCATCAAGAAGGACCTGATGAAGAACTCGGCCGTGGTGGGAAATTATATGATGGCCGAGCTGAAGAAGATGCAGAAGAAGCACCCGGCCATCGGCGACATCCGCGGCAAGGGGCTGATGATCGGAGTGGAGCTGGTCAAGGACCGTAAGACCCGGGAGAAGGACCACGACCTGATGGAGGCGGTGGTCCAGGAGGCCTTCAAACGCGGCCTGCTGATGCTGGGCTGCGGCACCAACACCCTCAGGATATGTCCGCCGCTGATCATCACCAAGGAAGAGGCCAAGGTTGGCCTGGATATTCTGGACCAGGTGCTGAAAAAGGTCGCCAAGAAAAAATAA